The Clarias gariepinus isolate MV-2021 ecotype Netherlands chromosome 12, CGAR_prim_01v2, whole genome shotgun sequence region AATAAGATCATCTGAactatgacttttttttcccagacatACTGACAGCACAAAATCAGTAGCACAGACTGGAGCAATACTGTTGATGCGTGATGAGGATTTGACTGGTAAATTTCTGCTTTTGTAAGcatacaatctttttttttttaaactgaaattaCACTAAAGTTTATACTTCAATTGCAGCTGATCCCAGGATGCAGGTCCAAAGGAGTGATACATCCTCTTTGTTTGTGAAGATGCTTAGGAAAGGCACATAGTTTTACCCTGTAATGCTCTTTTAGTCTAGTGGCATTGTATGTCCATGATCGTCTTAAGTCCATCCATGTGTCTGTTTTAGAATATGCTTAGATAAccacttaaataaataacacaaatatatttatacataatatagaCACATATAGACTACATGCATTTAtataacttaaataataatttataccaTATTTACAACATCCCAGGGGAAAATGAAAACATAGTGGACAGGGTTGCCTTTATTTTTACGTCTTGCGGTGTTTGCGTGAAAGCGCGCAAACACATGAGGTGTTTATCCGTATCCAGCGCCAGTTCATCACGTTCTTAAACTTGGTAAGGGCACGGACGTATGTCTGTGAGTTTTTGCACTGTGAGTTCCAGTGCTTTTCATCTATGCCTCGGCAGCCACTCTTAATCGGCATGCTGTTTTGGCAGGTTGTCTCATAAAAGTATTGCTTCATAATCGACCGTTTTATCTCCACCTCTGTGAGCACAGAAACCTCGACTCCATGGATGTCCACTGCTGTGGTCTTGTCTGTTACCCAATGGCTCATGCTGTCACAGACCGAGTACTCACCACGGTAGCTCTTGTGCTCGGCATAACGCTTCTGGCGGGTTTTATTAGTACTCTGAATGTCCCGAGCACCCTCGAAGTCGTCCATGAGGTATAGCGGTGGGGGTTGCAGGGGTGGCCGCTCGCTCAGTAACACTCGCGGTGAGTTATAGCGCTTTTGCTGTCTCAGTAGCTCATCGGCCATAGCCCTCCTAGACTGATAGGCAGATGGGCTGACATGCTGGGGGTGTTCCATATGTGTGGGTGCAGTGAAGGAAGTGGGCACGGGTGTATCTTGGTTCCCCTCATCTTGCTTCTGTCGGCTGCGACTTATGTCAGCCTGCAGTAGCTTGACAATAAGCGTGTTTATAGGGTCCTGTGTGGGCCGCTGCTTGTTCATTTCAGTGATGGAGACACAGTATAGGTACGTGAGGAATATCACGTACAGAAGGATGGACATCACTAGATTCACCTGTAAGATCTgcagtgagaaagaaaaaagcatctttagagacaaaaaaaaaagaaaagtttcatgaattgcaaataaatatttaatagtcCCTCCTGTTTTTTCATAGTTAAATCACAGTATTGTGTATAATCCATTATTATACATGAAAATCAGTAGTAAAGTGTGGCAGTAGGAAAATTGTGTATGACTTTGCATTTGGGTTTAAGCTTCTGTGACAGGTTTATGCTGTATGTATCATATTGTTTTGCATATTGGTGAATAGTTAATGTTATGTAATATGTGGGTTCTAATGATGCTCTTTTTAGATCTTGGATCTAACCACACTCACACAGTAGCTCTATTCAGGGATAGAGCCTTAGAGATGGCCTCAGTGATTTGGGAACATCAGTAAGAGGAGGTATGTTCAGTTTCCCTTCATCTCCCTTTGATCATGAACAAGTGAGAAAAGACTGTAGAACAAGACCTCTTGATTTCAGTTGACAGGCTGATAATCCCTCTGTGACAATATCTTTGCAACCTACCTTAACAGAATTCTACCCTCTACTTTAAGGTCCTCCAGGATGATGCACAGAGAGAACTGACTTGAACTTGACACTGTGACTCTAGATGGactttttattcactttatCAAACGGGACCCTATTCTGTAAACAGCAAATATTCATATATATGAATTCGCTACCATAATCACTCTTGTGCTTTCTCAGCTCTCATAGACTCTTTTGATGTAATTTCATgttaatggaaataaataatttcgCATTTCATCTTTCTAGCTTTGTTTGAAGGCAGACCATTTGGAGAAAACTCCATGACCCATGTCACACAAACCTACATCTTCTATCTTCTAACATCTTCACCTTACACCATCCTAAAGATGATATTTAATGTGTACATTCATTCACTTTATCTATCCATAGAGTTTGTAATTGACTTAATTTGTTCCAATGATGCTAATATCCACTATTATGGTGGTCTTAGGCACCTGGTGTGAGGACATatccataataataatgataatccaTTTCTGCACTGATAAAATGGTTCATGAGCTTATGTGACACACTATACCAAATCATAAATAATCTCTTGACCTCTTACATTACAAAAGGTATGCCTGCAGCTCCATAAGCCATGTCCACAACAGCAGAAACCCATGCCAAGAAGGGACGTCCTGGTTATTACAAGTGTTTTTGAGACAAAGCTGACTGTCACCTCGTTGTTGTTCTTGTGATTGGATTTAAATCTGATTTTTATCCCATTTTAAGATTTTCTACCTTCTTTGTTTAGACTTTTAAATAATGTGGGTTGTTTTATTCTGGGTTTTCTATAGCCACGTACTTTAAAATGGACAaactaaggtttttttttttcatcctgagATTAAAAAGTCCACAGATATTaaggacttaaaaaaaataataataaattaagcaAAAACTTGCTCCAAAAAGGTCAACTCCACACTTAACTGACTTCCCACCTCTCTTGCAGTCCAAGTATATTGATGATTAAATCTAGGAAGCCCTTCAACAAGGCCTCATTCCACAGACAACTTTTCTATCTGCCAGTTTCTTCTTTGGGGAAAGGAAAAGGAAGGTATATACCCACACGCAGCTTCCAGACAGTTGAATaccataaatgtaaaacataaatagTCTGTTTCTTTGGGTTCCATTAGCTTTAAAGTATTTAATGCCTTTAATTGAATCAGGATATGGAGAAATTGCCTTCTCCCCTACCATGCATGCTATAAGTACATAGTAATTGTATATAGCTTGGCTTAGCCCTTTGCTACGCTGGCCCCATCATCATTAATTTCCTTAGACATGCTAGGGAAACAGGTAATCATGTAAATTAACGTCTTGATACACAGTGTTACCTGCAGTCCTAGAGCCATTGTTAAACATTTAGATTCTTCCGGTTGTTTTTGTTGACAAAAAAAGTAGGAGTCAGAGATCACTCGCTTACTtagctttatcctgtgttcagggtcgcagcgacctggagcctatcccaggaggcttagggcacgaggtggggtacaccctagacagggtgccaatccaccgcagggcacacacacatactgtcccatacacacactacaggcaatttggaaatgccaatcagcctaacctacatgtctttggactgtggtaggaaaccagagtaaatccatcaagcacggagagaacatgcaaactgcatgcacacagagacgggaatcgaacccagaccctgaaggtacaaggcgacagcactaaccacgacaccaccgtgccacccagaGTCGGAgatatttatttcaaatctgAACTATTTCACAGAAAGGATTTATGATACAGCAGATGAGGTTGTGCTGGAAGAACGAAGACACTAGATAAAAATGCAAATCTGCTAAGAATCTAAATTTGATGATCATCTAGTTTAAGATGATACCTAGTCTGTACATTCATGCATCTCCTCTATACATGGATTTGTAACAGACCTAACTCATTCCAGTGGTATATTTAGCCACTCTTATGTTGGTCATAGGCTCTTTAAGGTCTACCGTATCAACTACAAGCTGTAGAGGCACTACCCGCTATCTTTCCAGTCATTCAAATGCTCTTCAATAAGGTTcatttcagttcagttcagttcagttctaAGGAGAATGATGGGGGATTAAATCAACTGCAACTTTTTACTGGCTATCTACCGAACATGCTCAGTAACCATGCCAAAATCTGTAATAAAACCTTCTTATAAGCTCTATAAATAAGTAACTGTTTATACTTAATGTTTTCATAGTGATCAAGTAATACATGTTGTCATTTTTAGTACATAAGGAAATGAATTATTGTCTTCATGTACACAATTTTTAACCAGACTAGGCTATTTAAGTAACTTAATACAATTCTCAGTTTAAAGTCAGGTCCACGAAGCTGCTGAACAAAATGAACCTGATTTATTGGCATGATGAGTATAGTGACAGGAGTCTGATCAATTTAAGTACATAGGGATAGACTGTGGTATACCATATACCAATAACTGAAGTTAACCTATACATTGTCTGCAAAAACACTACAAGAGATTGTATTAATTAACAGAATGAGTTAAGCTATGTTGTTCATTAATAGAATTAATAGTCAAGATGTTAATACTGTGGCTAATACCCTTATAAACTGTTATTCATAGTCAGAGGCTATTGTCTAAACTTTCTCACATCCTGATGCTCCAAGTGTTGATGGATATATTAACTCACCATGCCAAAGCATTAGTGAAGTATACAATTAGTATTAAAGTGAAGTCAAGTGTTGACTATTGTTGGTCCCTGCTTAGATTATTTGAATTCTGCTAGCCTATTTATCTAGTGTTTCCGCTCTGTCTAGCTTGATTATGATTCTAATTGCTGATATGGATCTGTTAAATAAAGTCTGTGTGTATCAGTATCCTACCGACTCCACCTCATTGAAACATTCAGTGTGCAGTACATGGTGTGCTTGCTATAGTATTTACATCATAATGTATGTAACCTTTGAGCCCAAAAGGCTGCTTAACCTGTCTCTTTCAACTATTTTTAGCATGAGTTCTTTTGACgtgtttatttgaattttttgactgcttataaatcattttcagcTTTGACTCAACACGAGGCTGAGATTTTTTCTAATTCATTTGCATTATgttttctcatttatttctaacacatttcaCCTTACTCTTTCACAGCAACAACTTTTCTTCGCAGGTGTAACAAAACCCTTTCAAATCAGTGATAGATCTCTTTAATTGGGACTTCTTTTAATTGACCGAGGATGATGCTGAACCTACAGTCCCAGTGTCAGAGCTCAActaatgatgatggtgatacaTTAAGACCAATAGGTTAAAGGCAGTCAGTGGCTACAGCTGGTACATCAAAAGGTCATTTGGCATAAACGGGGCCTGTCACACTGTTGAGTTATGAAACCACATACACTTGGGCCTCCCAGACCTCTGAGAAccctgtgtgtatatatctaCTTTCACTAGCACTTCCCATACTGTGATTTATAACTTTACCATGTGAAACTTTGAAATGAGGCACATATGAAAGAACTGGGAATTCAGAGACCTCCTGTCCATGGCAATTGTTTTGGGCGTTACGTAATTAAAGATTGGTTTTGTAAGGCAGTAGCCTTCTTGCTTGGGCTGCTGAACAGGAAAGATAGTTATTTTAAGTATGTTCTTCTTGTATCCATTTGGATGTCTTTGTTGTGGGAGGATGAATTCCAACCAAAAATATGAGATCAAGTAAAAGAGTTCATTTTTAGCTCAAAAGGCAATACAGTATAAGGACTCACAGCAGCAGGCCTtatgtgcatgagtgtgtgtgtttatgtctaTAAATCATCTCTGTTTATCAGGGTCACCTGGCATGTAATCtcattaaatttataaattgactaatataaaatcaaatatacttaaaaaataaatattttcgaCGTCACATTACAGGCAGCAGATCACATATTGGGTGATGTCAGATTTCcaatatattatactgtactggctaaattaataaaagatgtCTCCTTAGATTGGCGTGTTAGAGAAACACACAGCACAAGATATAATACGCTTTTATCATCCTAATCAGTAAAGTCAGTCACTGTACTCCTGTCTTTGTGGCTCAAAATAATAACATGGCTTTTTCAGTAATGCATTTTATGAGAACACAGACtccaaaaaaaatttcacaacCAATataaaatccccccccccaaaaaaaacactgcaattaCATTGTGATTCTGCTGTCAACCATATGGGTTTGCTTAAAAGCAcagatcatttactgtatagccttttttaattactatgttttaatgaataaatatatacagtatatatgggtcaggattgtgcaatatagataAACATCCCTCTTTAAAGCACAGGctaattttaaccaactatataaACATGgctaagcaaaaacaaaaaaaaatgggtcaGGCAGGCTAACATGTAGCACAGATTCatatgatcacatgtttttatgcttGGGTTTGGGTTGTGTCTATAACCAAATCATACTCataaagtaaacattttatGAGTTTAATAACGGTAAACGTATATCTTTTAATACTAATGATAACTTGGTTCTACTTGACGTATACGAAAGCTCATATGCATAGCTTAGTGTCTGAAGCCTCCCTGTTAATTTCCAtctactgttttgttttttaaccggTCATTAAGTTGTGTTTCTGGCACAGATCAGTGCCGTTTGTGCTTTAAGTGGTATATAAGCAGGAAGTTTGTAAGTTAAATTGAGATTAGCTGTACAGCAGTGAATACTTGTCCTCGCACACAGGGATGCAGGGTTTATATTGTGCACAAACCTATTAAATGGTAGTGACTGTTTTCAATCATCCACACtttaatgaaaatgattttaaaaacatctgTTCCAAAAGATTTTAAATCACCAGTCTTGTAAAATTCCCCCcctcattcattcatattttgcttagaAGGAGCTATAATGTCttcattttttaatgatgtcttgagaaatagttcttcaggctttcttcagaggaatgtttttttgcttgttaagcCACTCATTGATCTATGAATCGTTCAAGCATAATAACAaggaaccagtgagaaacaggtgcagataatAAAAGATTGGTTAGTatcctggtgatgctgaatgctgagtggttggaacagacgaaagGGGagatgaggctgctgctgaagttgttacataaacgcccaaagaagaaaaaaataaagaaaaacatgctttaaaatgaagatgtacagtattattacaGTTTGTATACAACGCATACGGAAATTTGATATGGGACTAGATAAAGAGCAAAATCTTATTAGTTGTTTATCAATGTGTGATTAGGTTCACAGGTTACTTTGTTTATGTACAGGGCAAAAACAACATCCATGGGAGAGTTTCAGGGCAAAGCCACCACTGACCAAAAATAACAACTGGCCCGTCTTTTCGTACATTTGACAAAAACATCTTAATTCTCTCTAAATCTGTTGGTCAAATATTTTAAGGACTAATAAGTCAAAAGTTGGCATAAAATcaacacagcatttcataaaaagaacatcataccagcAGTCAAACATGGttgtggtagtgtgatggtctagGGCTGCTTTGCTGAATGACTTCccataattaatgtaaaaaattaattctgcactaaaaaaatcctaaaggagaatgtccggcaaACAGTTTGTGACTTTAAGTTCAAGCGCACCTAGGGTAGGCAGCAAGACAATAATACCAAAACACACCAAAACACACCAAAACACACCAAAAGTTTACCTCTGATTggcttaaaaaaagattttgaagtggcctagtcaaacCGTGGCCTAGTCTTTATACTTGAGAACCCTTCAATGTGGCAGATAGGGAACAGCGATGTGAAACACTCGTTACCAGTTATTACAAACACTTGATCGCAGTTATTGCTGGGGGTTTAACCAGTATTAATGGGGGTTTAACCAGTATTAATGGGGGTTTAACCAGTATTAATGGGGGTTTAACCAGTTTTTAGGttttaggggcaattactttttcacatagagaaagtttttacagtatatttactctggttatctttgtgttatattaaacttagtttaataatatgaatcagtgtgaaaaaatatatttataaacaaaaatatatttatattgtgtttttccttcggctgctcccgtcaagGGGTCGTCCATttgatccgcacaacaacttgacACATGTACATGTCAAAATTGAAAGGCGAGCACATTACTTACAATACTCTAATGCTGTATGACTGGTTCCAACTCTTAGATTTgttttcatactgtatgcacaaaaTTTCTTGAACAACATTTGCTATCATGGCTATCAATTTCTCTAAATTATCAGTAGTGTTATAATGTAATTAGGATTAATTAAGGACTGTCAGGATAGTTTGCTTCCTTTCAGAACAGTTTCCAAATTTGTCTTAATTATCATAGGGCACagtgattctctctctctcatctgtcatcctgttgCATAATCAGAGGAAATGGAAGCCTCGAAAGAGCACAGATGTGCAGAGATGACGACCAGATTtacaaatgcaataaataaGAAGGTGGTGCCAAGGAACTGTTCCAGTAAGAGGACAAGGATTATCGAGgaagttttgttttattgttgcaCATTAGCAATATGATGTATGTActgtctgttgttgttttttgtctaAGGACAATTTCCATTTTAATTGATCCCCACTGGTGCTCAAACATCAGAAAGGAAACATCATAAGTTCCATACAGCTGTCTTAATCTGAagtgtttttaaatcatttttaaatcccCAAACTGTAAgctacacatgtacagtattcgCCAAAATATGCAGTACTGAAACTCATGCAACCCTAACGTGCGTTTGTCAGCCGTACATGTTCCCAGTAGTAAAAAGGAAGTTGAGTTGTGCAGTTGTTGTTAGAACTGGGTCTCTCATGAACAGGGAGTTTGAAAAAGGTGGCAGAACATTTTCTTCCCATACCCGTCCCATTCGCCCGATCTTGCCTACTTGTGGGGAACGTTAACGGAGAGTGTGTTCAACTGCGAAGATCTGCCAAGAACTCCGCCGCCAAGACCTCTGAGTTTGCAGCAACCTTCCGGGAATCCGGGTTGAGAATCTGCATGAACGGTATGAGCCCTGTCTACAGCGAGGCGGTGCACACACACTCCGAACACTTACATTACGCATACCGTGGTAAATAAGCAGGCTAACAGTGTGTATGTTAGTTtctttcaggagaaataaactCCCAGCTGACAACAAGGTAATATTGttcatcttttcatttcagtactgtatattttgacgCGTACTGTACATCAGCCAAAATCCTCTAAGTCAGCTGATGTTAAGGAAATTATCTTTGCAGCACAGCTTTTATCTCGCTTTTAAAATCATACAGCATACTTAATTGGTTTATGCTTGAGGGTTTCATCTCAGCAGTAAAGTGGGCATGACAGTCACACCCTACATGTGCATTTTAGTTTATAAAGGCCCAATACAAAACCTTTTCTATTTCTAATTCAATCAGGTTTACTTATTGTTTGACAGGTTTAGTACATTCACAGCCATTAAGAGATTATAGGGTTGCAAAAGTAAGCCGAAAGCCTGGCTTTGAAATGCCTGTTTTATAACCTTCCTATTCGTCATTAATCATTCTGTGGCAATATCAATCATATGATGTGCAAGTAACTGGTTGCATTTACCTGGTGAATTACTGAGTCCATTACTCTAGGCAGTTTCCTTGCATGATCTGTTTGCCAAGCCAAAGCAGAGTCTTTCAAGTGCCTGGAATGAGCCTCTGTATCAGTACATCAGGACAGCGATTAACTCCAGGGTAAATGGGAAAGCGCGAATAAAGTATGTAGACACTAAAATCTACATAGACACTGTCATTCATAGGCTGGGTGATCGCAAACAGTATAAAGCTCCTTTCAACCATAATTTCCCTCTTCAGGATTAATGTTTCACTCATAAGCTGTTATAAGTGAAAACATAACAGATCATACGCTAGCATGCATACCAGAAAATGCAATCTGAGGTCCATGCCTTTCATTTGAACTTTACTTTgctgctttaaattttttttgcagagcCCTGAGGTATTTCAAACCTGCCAACAATGTGTCTTTGATGAGAGAACTTGGAATTATGCAACAAACAGCATGTAGTCACATGTGTCAGGGGTGAATGGCAGCAGGAATAGCTGCAGGAGTGGACTGATCATCAGCGGATCAAAAGaatgtttttcttaaagcaACCTGGCAGCCGGACTTAGAGCAGCAGGGGGGGAATGTGCCAAGCCACCCAGTCGAATGCTTCACAGCTCTGCCTAAACACAAGGGACCTGTTGTTAAATAGCTTTTAGAAAACCTGAAAAGTCAAGTAAAACCACTAGCTATGGGGAATTAAAAAAGGTTTAGTCATGCACAATTGACACTCACAACAACATCCCGGGCCATCGATCTAATCTAAGAAAAGGCTACTGAGtaatgttaaattatataacatgAACCTTGTGATAATTTATAAACGGTGTGTGCTGCCTgtctatttattactttttattagaTAACAATTCTTAAAAGTTCAAACTTATTCTGCATAAATATTCAAGTTGCTGCATTTACCATTTAGGCAATCGATGTAGAAAAATAACTTgtttaataagtttaataatgcatgatataattattaataatataaatgatttaatatCACTTCTTGTTTCACTACCCTGTTAGCTatgatgtaataaaaatgtcattaaaagtCAAGAGCCCACAACCTTttagagtgtgaaaaggagaaACTGGTTCTTCCGCATCGTTAatgtaagttttattttaattgtttgctACTGTACAcctgtactgtattttactaAAGGTTATATCATCACTACTTAAATACCCATAAAGCAGTCGCATTCTCAGACATAGGTTACAGTATTAAAGTCTGTATTTGTATTGTCATATTCTCAGTCATTTATGATGGCTGTTCAAACCAAACCGGGACTTATGATGAAACTTCTTGTgatgaaggcgtaaaaccgattgacatttatagaagactTCAAACAGTACGTTGATGAGattcttagccacagtaaaacttatgaatggtgcaaatgttgtAAGGGAGGCTGTACTTCTGTGAAATACTATTCCgtccgaggtggctcggagcccactgcggTCATTCCCGTGAACGctcagtgagtggaacgcctTATCGCCGAAACTCAGATTACTTGTTGCCAACTtatggaagagacgcatctgtctgtgggaactgcacacacaattGTTCATGAACAAGACTTCCACTTTACAGGAAGTCGGCTGGGAGTCATTGCCTCATTCCCCATACAGTCCTtgttccaagccatttccacatgtccatggtccattaaaggagttcctgagaggccagagtttcagacataaagcaggcagaCCGATCATAACTCCAGTATACTGACAAAACttcctttttataaatgtaGTGTGCTTTCACCTGTACTTAATCAGGCTGCTGTTTAGAACACATTGTCATCACATATTTTCACGTGTGTGCAGCACGCAGCAATCTTCTGAACTAGAAAAGCATGTGAGATGTGTGACTTTTCAGGACATATATTATATCAGGCATAGCATGAGTGGTTGAATTATTTGTTCTCTTATTCTTTGTGTTTACTTGAGGCTCACAAACCGGCAAAGGCATACTgccacttttttgtttttaaatgtgcaattaATTATACTGGAGTATGGACcaagattaataataatgattttggCTAGCAGTAAAGAATTGAAGGGGgagcaataaaatatattataa contains the following coding sequences:
- the ntf3 gene encoding neurotrophin-3 → MVTFITILQVNLVMSILLYVIFLTYLYCVSITEMNKQRPTQDPINTLIVKLLQADISRSRQKQDEGNQDTPVPTSFTAPTHMEHPQHVSPSAYQSRRAMADELLRQQKRYNSPRVLLSERPPLQPPPLYLMDDFEGARDIQSTNKTRQKRYAEHKSYRGEYSVCDSMSHWVTDKTTAVDIHGVEVSVLTEVEIKRSIMKQYFYETTCQNSMPIKSGCRGIDEKHWNSQCKNSQTYVRALTKFKNVMNWRWIRINTSCVCALSRKHRKT